A segment of the Candidatus Synechococcus calcipolaris G9 genome:
TTAGCACCGGAGCAAATTCGGGAGTGCCGGTTCCGTTTAATCCGCCCGAAGTTCTATTTACTTTCAATGGTATGAACGACAGTGTGCTGAATACTGCCACCTTAAATGCAGTAACAGTAACAACCAATGTCACCTTACAGGCTACGCGCGATATTCGCTTTAATAACCCGGTGAGTTTAGCCAATCCAGGAGTTTCTTTAACGGCTCAAGCAGGGCGGGATATTTACCTGGATGCCGATATTACAACCAATGGTGGCGACGTTAGTTTACTGGCGGGCCCGGCATCAGGCTATGGCACTGCCGATGCCAATGGCATGATTCGACGAACAGTCGCCGCAGCGCGAACTATTCAGACAAATGGTGGGGATATTGTACTCAATGCCGCCACCATTGACTTGCCTAACCGAAACTTAAACACGAGCAATGGCAGCCATGATGCAGGGTCAATTACCGTCACCAGTACCGTCGGTGGCGTGACTCTCAATGCCCTAACGGCTGGTGCCAGTTTAGCAGGAGCAACCGCTGGCGATGTGGGTAATGGAGGGGCTGTTACCGTCAACTCTGCGGGGGCAATTACCACTGGAGCCATCACCGCTAATTCTAGTCGTACTGGGGCAGGAGTTGGCAATGCAGGCAATGCCGCTCCCGTTAACCTAACGGCCCAAGGTAATGTGACCACAGGCGTGATTTCTACTAATTCCCAACGGACTCAGGATGGTGCTGGAGATGCTGGAGATGCTGGAAATCTAACAATCACTACCCAAACCGGCAATATCCAAGTAGGTGCCATTAATGCTAATTCAAATCGCGCAAATGCCGGGATTGGGGATGCAGGTTTAGGGGGAATCATATCCCTAACGACGGCGAACGGCAATATTATTACCCAAGCCATTAATACCAGTTCTGCCTCTGCAACGGGTGCAGCTAATAATGGTGGTGCTATTTCCTTAACTACCCAAACCTCAGGGAATATTACGCTCCAGAGTGGCAGCCAAAATGTTGATGCAAGGGGCACAACCGGTGGCGGAATAACCATTAATGCTGCGGGAAACTTCACCTACAGAAGTACAAATAGTGGAAACGTCCAAACCAACAATGCGGATCTGCAATTGATAGCGGGTGGTAACTTAAGTATTGCAACATCAAATTTTGGTAATCTTCAGTTTTTGACGACAAATGGGAATATTTTTATTAATTCTGGACAAGATACGGAAATTCTGGGTGGTGGGGCAGGTAATAATGGCTGGACTAGGGTTCGGGCTACAAACGGTAATATCTCTTTGGATGTTAAGGGTAATCTACTCCTGAGGGCAGGCAATAATGGGGACTCCTTTGTTGAGGTCTTAACTGCTACCAGTGGAAACATGATCATTAATGTTGATGGCAACCTCAATCTGCTGGCAGGAACAGCCGCAGGTGGGGGCAGTCGTCGGGCTGATTTAGTGTCAGTGGGTACTCAAACGGTAACTGTGGGCCAAAATATTGCTGTGATTGGCGGTGGAAATGTAAATGCTAATGCTCGGATTGATTCAGCCCTTGCCCAGGGCATTACTGCTGGGGGAACCATTGAAGTCAGGAGTAACAATGGGGCTAACTTTGGCCGGATTTTGTCCTCCAGTACTAGTCAGATTACGGCTGAAAATACTCTAACGGTTGCGACTGATGGGCTACTTCAGTCGGGTGGGGATCTCACCCTTGTGGCCAATGATATGGCCTTAGATGACGGACTGGTCAATGCCGGAACCCATCGAGTGACGCTGCGGCCCTTTACCGATGGTCGGGAGATTGATCTAGGGACAGAAACGGCGGGTAAACTGAGTTTAGTTTCTGATGAGTTAAATAATATTACGGCTGGAATACTACAAATTGGTGATGCCAATAGTGGTAGCATTCAAATCTCTGCTCCCCTATCGCCCACGAATACCAATACGCTGCAATTAGTCACTGGTCAAGGTATTAGCCAAACTGCTGGTGCAAATTTAGCGATCGCCAATTTAGGGTTAATTGCCCAGGGAAATGTTGACCTAGAGAGTTCCGGCAATGCGATCGGTACGCTGGCTCTAAATATTACCGGAAACAACCATGAGTTTAAGTTTAATAATACCCAAAACTATGTTATTGGTGCGGTAGCGGGTAACAGTGGTCTGAATCTTGCCAATGGTACGATTGTTCTCTCGATTGAGAATAACAACACCGTCACTCAAACCCAGCCGGTGATTGCCCAAGGACTCGCCTTTTCTGGAACAGGTTCCTTTACCTTTGATCACACGGGTAACACCGTTCAAACCTTTGCCAGTGATGCGACGGGTGATATTGAATTTATTAATTCAGGAACATTGATCATTGGTCAAGTGAATCCAACGGGGGTGACGGGGGCCAATAGCGTTAATATTCGCACTCAATCAGGCAATTTAATCTTGAATCAGCCAGTGCAAGCCCAAAACTCAATTACCTTGGTGACTCCCAATAACTTTATCAATAATTTCGGATCGGGAGCAATTCAATCCACGGGCGATCGCTGGTTAGTATATTCTTTTTCACCAAGTTCCAATGTTAATGGTGGTTTAGTGGGAGCTGAGCAGTTTAATACGGCTTATCCAGGGGCAGCCACTTTTGCGGGTAATGGTTTTCTGTATCAAATCAATCCCAGTCAACTGAATCCTAATACCGTTCTCCCTGACCCTAGCTCCCCAGAATCAACGTCTATCAGTTCCACGCCAACACCCTCTTCTACATCATCGTCTACCCTTAGTACTCCAGTCACCTCCACCAGTTCCCAGGTGGATATTATCCCCGATGATCCTGATACCAATGGCCCCTCGGATATTGCCACAATTCTTCAGGGACAAGAATCCGCCTCTAATTTTGATGAAGAGGTACTGTGTAATTTGGATAGCGAAGCGGCAAGTGCAACCTTCAACGATCTCACCCCTGAGCAATGGGCTAAAATGCATGATTCTTTTGATTGTCTGTCTCCTGATATGAATATGAATTAAGGGCATCTCGACAAGCACGCCGATAATATTTTTCTATCCACTCTGGGTCTTTGAAAAACCGCTGCAAACTAGGAGTATCTTCCAAGCAATCTTGAATCCTGTCTCAGCAGTTAGAGAGAGTATGATTCCAACTTTTAGTTCGTCGTTCAGGCTGATACTGGCACTTCAGCATATGCATCCGAAGAACCTGCAAGTAGCTGGCAAGTTCCCTTTCTTCACTACGCCCCAAGGCCTCTAATTCCTCTAGCAAATTTTCACCGTCTAAGTCTGCCCAGCATCCTTTTCGTAGATACTCAGCCTGTTGTTGCGTCCATTTTAGGAAGTCCTGATCATAAAGTGCGGCTTTACCCATCAGGGCACCTTGATTAATTCAAAATTTGGGGCGATCTCAAACGAGATTTCAATGGTTCAGCTTCTATTTTTAGCAGATCGAGTAATTAATCGAGGTGCCCGTTAAAGATACTCTTCAAAAAGTGGCAAGGACATTAAACCGTGTCCATTGGGCAGATGGTGGTATCCATCGTGTGCATCCATGGACAGATCGGCGGTTGGCGGCGATGCCAGGGGAGCATGGCAGGGCGATGGCATTGGTGGGCATCCGTAGATGGGTTAGTCCTAGAGCGATCGCCTTTTTATGGGCCATGGGTGCATGGTGTCTGAGTTCCCATTTTGGGACTACTTGGTTAAACTAGATATGTGAGCCTGCGACAAGGGCGGGTGTTCCTCAACATTAGCCTGTAGTCA
Coding sequences within it:
- a CDS encoding beta strand repeat-containing protein produces the protein MFNKICRWFAPVGLLGCLLPFPAIAQIHPAVNATNTTVTVNGQQFDIGGGAFSRDGKNLFHLFRQFGLNDGQIANFLSKPNVQNILAGVNGGDVSYINGLIQVMGGNSNLYLLNPAGIVFGPNASLNVPAAFHASTAQRVHFDGGIFDINGFNDYANLVGNPTGFEFLSTGIIVNEGNLAVGPGQNLTLMGHQVFNTGTLSAPGGTITIQAVPETGMVRISQEGMILSLEIPADRIPEDGVIEAVDLPRLITGGEDRPRVNSVVHNPDGSINLVHDPSKVNVPVDGATAVASGTLDVSNLEGLGGQINVLGSNVAFINAQLNAQGITGGGTILGGGDYLGGSADTGRLDSSFNAQNLFVDNNTVMNADAVTQGNGGTVINWADNSTVFQGMISARGGELGGDGGFVEVSGKKYLHFDGQVNTLAPQGQAGMLLLDPQDLTISTGANSGVPVPFNPPEVLFTFNGMNDSVLNTATLNAVTVTTNVTLQATRDIRFNNPVSLANPGVSLTAQAGRDIYLDADITTNGGDVSLLAGPASGYGTADANGMIRRTVAAARTIQTNGGDIVLNAATIDLPNRNLNTSNGSHDAGSITVTSTVGGVTLNALTAGASLAGATAGDVGNGGAVTVNSAGAITTGAITANSSRTGAGVGNAGNAAPVNLTAQGNVTTGVISTNSQRTQDGAGDAGDAGNLTITTQTGNIQVGAINANSNRANAGIGDAGLGGIISLTTANGNIITQAINTSSASATGAANNGGAISLTTQTSGNITLQSGSQNVDARGTTGGGITINAAGNFTYRSTNSGNVQTNNADLQLIAGGNLSIATSNFGNLQFLTTNGNIFINSGQDTEILGGGAGNNGWTRVRATNGNISLDVKGNLLLRAGNNGDSFVEVLTATSGNMIINVDGNLNLLAGTAAGGGSRRADLVSVGTQTVTVGQNIAVIGGGNVNANARIDSALAQGITAGGTIEVRSNNGANFGRILSSSTSQITAENTLTVATDGLLQSGGDLTLVANDMALDDGLVNAGTHRVTLRPFTDGREIDLGTETAGKLSLVSDELNNITAGILQIGDANSGSIQISAPLSPTNTNTLQLVTGQGISQTAGANLAIANLGLIAQGNVDLESSGNAIGTLALNITGNNHEFKFNNTQNYVIGAVAGNSGLNLANGTIVLSIENNNTVTQTQPVIAQGLAFSGTGSFTFDHTGNTVQTFASDATGDIEFINSGTLIIGQVNPTGVTGANSVNIRTQSGNLILNQPVQAQNSITLVTPNNFINNFGSGAIQSTGDRWLVYSFSPSSNVNGGLVGAEQFNTAYPGAATFAGNGFLYQINPSQLNPNTVLPDPSSPESTSISSTPTPSSTSSSTLSTPVTSTSSQVDIIPDDPDTNGPSDIATILQGQESASNFDEEVLCNLDSEAASATFNDLTPEQWAKMHDSFDCLSPDMNMN
- a CDS encoding DUF29 family protein, with the translated sequence MGKAALYDQDFLKWTQQQAEYLRKGCWADLDGENLLEELEALGRSEERELASYLQVLRMHMLKCQYQPERRTKSWNHTLSNC